The Alosa sapidissima isolate fAloSap1 chromosome 12, fAloSap1.pri, whole genome shotgun sequence nucleotide sequence gtgtgtctgtaggaCAGCTGTGCTGAACCCATACCAGGACAGCggcaatgtctgtctgtctgtgtctgtgtctgtctgtctgtgtctgtctgtctgtgtctgtgtctgtctgtctgtgtctgtctgtctgtctgtgtctgtctgtctgtgtctgtctgtctgtgtctgtctgtctgtgtctgtctgtctgtgtctgtctgcgtctgtctgtgtgtgtctgtctgtctgtgtgtgtctgtctgtctgtgtgttactCACCAGGGTTCTGATCCGAACCCATACCAGGCCAGCTGCAGTATCTGGAAGCCCAGTCCCAGTAAGATGGTGTTCTTGTTCCCAATGGAGCGCATCAGCAGACTCAACACCACCgtctgtttacacacacacacacagacacgccacAATCAGAGCATGGAGATTAACTTGTAAACACAGTAACCCACTTCACAAATCAACTGAAGTCTCCCCCTGCTGTCCTGTACTGGTACTGACCTGTGCAACGATGGACAGCAGACCCAGCACAGCGATGAAGGCGGCCACACTCTCTGGAGAGAAGTCCATGATCTGAAACACACAGCAGTGCCTCAGTACGGACAaccccaagacacacacacacacacacacacacacacacacacaccttatagtaacgcacacacaccacatacctgacagcaacacacacacacacacacacaccacataccttacatcaacacacaacacacacacacacacacacacacaccttacagcaACAAAGGCAAAGGAATCCAACATTTTGCAACATCCTCTCTCCTAATGTTAACCGGTATATCCAAAAACCACAATGAATTGGTTTTTGAGAGCCACACTGTTGCCCAACTATAGCAGTTTCCcctttgtctcacacacacacaccaaccgtTTCCTGCTGTTTCCTGTGAGAATGAGATGCCCAAGAGCCTAAACACATCCATCTCCTGGCTGCCAccaccactgctgtatgtatttgccgtgtgtgtgtgtgtgtgtgtgtgtgtgtgtgtgagtgagagagagagagagagagagatagctcaCCTGTCGCAGGTAGAGGAAGAAGCTGGAGTACTGTCCGGCCTCAGGTAGATAAGACAGGAACACCGTTATACAGATCAGCAGCACTGTTGAGTCCTGCCCCACTTTCCTCAGAgactaggagagagagaggagacaagtcagagacacacacacacacacacacacacacacacacacacacacacacacacacacacacacacacacacagtagagtcCTGCCCCACTTTCCTCAGAGACTGGGAGAAGGAGCAGAGGCAtcagacagatacacactcacagcactGTAAAGTCCTGCTTGACTTTTCACAGAGAAGTGTCAAGAGACGcacgcaagcatgcacacacatttacccacacacacatttacccccccccccacacacacacacggcagcggGTGCAGTGGCCGCCATGTCCAGCATCACTTTTCCTGCAGTGAGCGCGCTGGTGTCCCGCACCGCTGACCCCGATCAGCAAGGTatactcctctgtgtgtgtgtgtgtgtggtgtgtctgtgtgtagtgttCCGACACAAGAAAGGGATCAGGATACTCTCAcgcaaaaaaacaatacaatttccAACATTTTTAGAATTGATAGTTTATTAAAACAATagcgttctgtgtctgtgtgaacggCTCCCACTCTccatgctccttgcacgcatctagacaagtgggcgtgtcaagcaggcagctctgagtatgtgagtgagtgcgcagcaaACGTCAACACAAGTTCTTTGCTGACAGTCCTCAGCTTGTGGATCAAACAAAAGTTTGaagtgaaatctggaactatttcAGTTACGGCctctacacacagctgcgtgcgttgcagtgctggagacgcatcccattcacttatatgggctcacgtcatctgttgccgaactgaattgtgggtccgtcgcgtcgcgttgagaagttcagctgttgctgcaccgacagaccaatcaagccaatcgacggacagcaccaaccaatcaaattacggttatacttcaagtcatttgcatagctaccgtcggaaacgcccactggcatgcgttgacggaacgcaactgtgtgtagaagccgttaCATCGCAGATATTGAAGGCAAGCCAACAGGTACAAATAACAACGACTAGGTTATAGAAAACACCACTACATGATCAGTGCCAAGTTCATCACCTCAGTTAAAGGCTAAGGCTATCGCCTAAGTGTGGTTCCTTCATCAGTGAATTTTGAGAAGACATACATAACGACTTATCATAGTGTGCTAACATGATGacagcgcaatgttcacgctaTAACTTTACCATAACTTGCAAACAATctatttgttcaataattactTCCTAGATGTAGGATAGGATACCCGAAATGCACTCATTAAAGCCCACAGAATGCCAACAAAGTGtgttgataataataataatggcgGCTTAGGCTATGTGGTAGCAAATTATGTTaaatatcaaagaaatagacataatgtaggaatacacacacagatacattgcAACATGTAATGGCGTCTCacaaagacctgagtggttgaaacGTACTTATTAAATCACACTGGGAGCACTGGGAAGAAGACAGTGTGCGGAtatcttcactttttttccccctttgcaACTATCAAAAAAATCCCATAAACACTGGAAGGCCAAGGCtggcctacatcagatggcctaatggCAATTCTGCATAGCAtttagtgatttgcatgcagtaatttaaacactgaccttgatctagcccaatttggctatttaaaggcaATTTGTTGTCAAaacacacaatgtaaatgaactagaacaaacaataaatgacttaatcacacaaactactattttactgacaataaaaaataataaacatgTAGAAAGTTTAGAACTCAGagttgacctgcacactacaaaagtgcaacAAATTCAACAAAAATGAATCTGTACACTTGGAGTAGGTCTGCATCCTTTCTTTTCCAAATattttaggatttcgccgtggtatcgtttcagtatcgagtctcaaaatatttatggcaggtattgtatcgaagtcataattttggtattgtgacaacactgtgtgtgtgtgtgtgtgtgtgtgtgtgtgtgtgtgtgtgtgtgtggctaggatatgatcacacacacacaaacacagcactgtAGAGTTCTGCATGACTTTCCTCAGGGACTGCAGACgacgcaggagagagaggtgttcgATACGaatgcaagcacgcacacacacacaaccagcaaTGCAGCACAAAGaactacacaaaacacacacacacaaccaacaatGTAGCACAAAGAACTACACCAAACAGAAAAGTACCACAAAACTCAAAACTGACGAACAAAAGCAGCTTCAGTGGGAGCAGAGACTCCTGACCTGCTTTTTAACCTGGCAACAAAGgagtctcacacactcactcacacacacacacacagttcctcaCTAAACATCACTCCTGATACACACCAATTGACTCCTCCTCCCACGTGATGTGACACACAGAGCCACAGAACTCAGAACTgacaaacaaaaagcagcttCACTGGAGAGCAGAGACTCCAGTCCTGACCTTTTATTCAACCTGGCAACAAAGaagagtctcacacacacacacacacacacacacacacttcctcactaTACCTCACTCCTCCCACGTGATGTGACACACTCACTTAAGTCAGATTACAGAACCACTGTCTTCCTGAGGAATGGGAGGCCTTTACTAGCAGCCTTTTATTTACTCACAACAACGGAGATATTGACCTCATAAAGACAATCCTGCAGCTCTCTACACacaggttaaaatgtgtgtgtgtgtgtgtgtgtgtgtgtgtgtgtgtgtgtgtgtcctaacaGATACAACCAACTAGTCTACAACCTATGAATGAACCATCTACAACAACTTCTCCAGGGCCTCAGAGGCCCAATGGAGACTGTGAGCATGTGGAAACAGAACCAATATGATTTCTCATCACCACCCAACCCCCAACCACCCAACACCCAATCACCTGAAGGTCTCTGCAAGTATGCGGAAGCTGCTGCCGATTGCCAGCTGACCTTGAGCGGTTTTCGCAACTCATAGAGCACCCAAAAGGCACCACCTCCCCTGTTCAGAAGGATCTCTTAATCTGCCTCAATATTGTCAGTAACAGCCTTGCACTTGATATTCCCAGCCAGCACATAGCACATGGTACCTCGCAGAGCTATGCAGTGATACAGATGGAAGCAGGGAACAAATCACTGACTCTGATTGCAGACGATGGTATGATATGTTCTCAATCCCTAAAATACAAATtgtactttctttttttgagaacaagatagatagatagatagatagatagatagatagatactttattgatccccaggggaaatttaaggtctcagtagcatacagacaacacacacacattcactaacagcagaaaaagtaattaaaagtatataatataaaaacacaactaagcattaaggacagtagaagataaagaatatactaaatatcctaaaatacaaattatactaactaacacttaatctaaatcagttctaaaaacagtatccacatagtggtgattaatcaatctaGAGGCGCttgcagggactgagcctgtgattctctgtgcatagtaaagCTGGGACCCAGTGCGACTATGGCGAATAGAGTGTATCTATCTTACAGTATAGACCAGTCAAATCTCCTGCCTGTGCTAGAACAACCACAAAAATCATATTACAACTACACTTACAGTAAAACTAGGGCTTCGAAAAATCTGATCTCATTTTGAATTAATGATCTTATTTGAACACAAAACCTTGAGTTTTTACCTTTATCTGAAACAAGGTCCCTATAGCTAAACGGCAGCCATAAGCTAACTGGTGTAACCCactccagtgaattatgctaagctaacaGAGTCAGGCTGGGTTATTGCACACTCAGTGAATTATGTTAAGCTAACAGAGTCAGACTGGGTTTGtatcctcttatctaactcAGGAGTAGACAGCAGCTAAGCTAATTTCCCCAAAAGTTGCTGTGTTCCTTTAAGTCCCTGCATTGGCTTCCAATAAGTCACAGAATttactttaaagcactactgctagtttataaatcactaaatggaACGGGACCCAATTACCTGCAAGACATGCTTTAGTAGTAGACTTCCCCCCAACACCTCTCGGGTCACAGGAGAAATATTGGTTGGAAAAACCACTGTCAGAAGTTCTGACTCAGAATAAAACATAGTGAATCATAGTCAACTTCCGGATGACAacaaatctagacttaagaccaaactgttctcagatgctttctgctaactcaAATACACTTAACCAAATGCATTTTGTGCTTTTATGCAATTTTTATGTAATTTATGTTGCTTTTGTTTATCGTTGCCCTATCATAGTTTTATTCACTCTTATTTAGTATTCTTTGTTTTggttatgtaaagcacattgaattaccactgtgtatgaaatgcgccaTATAAacaaacttgccttgccttacACAGTACCTGACCCAGAATCAGGAACACGTGTGGaatcaggaacacacacacgcacgcacgcacgcacgcacacacacacacacacacacagggaagggAAACGTCTGTGGTTGAGACACCCACAGGGAATGAGAccgacacacccacacacaaaaccagaaatgacacacacatatacacacacacagaaatgacacacacacacacacacacacagagaaatgacacccagacacacacacaggctaaagaagagaaaaataTGCCCGTAAATCATGAGCTGCTGGGGTACTCATGGCGAATGGATCagccagagagacacacacacacacacacacacacacacatgttggagTACTCACGGCGAAGGGGTCAGCCTGCTCCCATGAGATGGGCGCTCCCCAGGAGGCGGGCCTCATCTTCTCGGGCAGCGACTCCGGCACGGCCACCAGGATGAAGCAGATATCCAGCATGGCGATGGCCGAcgccagcaccaccaccaggcTGTCCCCATACACACGGCCCAGGTACGCCCCGATCGCCGGGCTCGTCACCAGACTCGCCGCAAAAGTGGCAGAcacctgcaccacacacacagtcaggagTCTATGAATCTGAATCTAAATAAAAATTTCATGAAGGCTGACAGGCTGAATTCATCCATCGCCATGTTCCTCACatgtgcacacgcgcacacacaaactctcaccgGGTTATACATCATgttgcgcacgcacacatgcacagcacacacacacaaacacgcacacacacacacacacactcaccaggccGTATGCCATGCTTCTCTCATGCTCCTGTGTGATGTCTGCCACGTAGGCAAACACCACCGAGAACGTAACGGCAAACACCCCGGACACAGAGATCACCGCAAAGTaccacctgaaacacacacacaaacacatatgaacacacacacacaaacacaaacacatatgaacacacacacaaagaaactcaGATTGCAGACAGGTAAAGGTTATGTCTATGGCTCTCTCTGTAAAACATCAACCCGTTGTATAATAACTCATGAAAAACATACTGCTCTCTGCATCTGTATGTTGGTCTGCCTGATTACACATtaacatcccctctctctctctctctctctctcacactctcacacacacacacacacacacacacacacagcggtgtGGTGACATACCAAGGGCTGATCTTCATGAGCGGGATGGGGGCACAGGTAAAGAACACTGTGAGCAGCAGGAAGGACTTCCGCCCCCACACATCTGATAGAGCCCCGATTAAAGGAGCGCTCAGAAACGACAGCAGGccctgcagaacacacacacacacacacacacacacacacacacacacacacacacacacacacacacacacacacacagacctagtGAGTGACAACAATTACGTAGTAGATTTTTCAATTAGTGAGTGAGAGCTAAACAGCCCAAGTCATGAGATGCTTTAACATACCTTAACTCCCTGAATCAGGCCATTCATTAGAAACGTGTGCTTAGGGAAGGTCTCGTGGAGGACCTGAGAACGGAGTAACCACAACAGTTAGGCAGCTGAACATTCTTCCTCATTCTGCGAATACAGCCCTGACATGCATGGCAAGCCCATTTTTCTGATAGTCTCAGTGAAATAGATCTGTCTGAGTGGCCTTGCTAGTGACACCTCAGCGTTTAGCAGCCCACTTACCACCAGCGTAGGAGCAGTGAGGAGACCCCACGCGAAGAACTCCAGGAAGATGACGATGACGGCATGGTAAACACTGGGCGACCCGAAGCCTTGTGACTGAAAACGAGGCGGTAACACAAACTTCAGCAACATTTAGAGACATTTTCTAAGCAAATGATGGATTTTACTCTACAAACTCCTGCTAGTAAGTATTAGCATAGATCTAGTCAGAGTTAGCTTGATAGTAACATTAAGCTGCTGGATTTGCCAGTTTCAACAGTTAGCTGGTCAAGTTTACATGTTAAGCCTCTCATCCATTAAAAAGGTCAGCATCTTGCAGAGTGCGGGGACTGGGTGGTCACACACTTGCCCCACACTAGCCTAACCTACAGTAACTAACAACTAGTTCCAGGATTGCGGTGACAGTCTGTATGGCGCAGCCCTCGATAATGACACCTTGTTCTGCCCAGGTAGCAGGCAACTGTTATCTAACGTCTGTTGTCTGCTCGCCTGGTTGACATCTGGTGCTTGTTGTGATGAAACCTGTGGCTGGCTACAGCGTGAAGcgggggaagggagggaagaaggtAGCCAAACTTCCACACAATAATTATGCGCTGGACTCTTTATGTTAAGCGCTAACATTAACGATACAGTCCAAGACACCGATGCTAAGCACATTAACGATGTGTCGTTACAGCTCGAATTCACTGCTCTTTCCCAACGTGATCGAAACAGAAAGTAATTTCCAATCGGGTACTCACTGTCCCTCCATCCTTGATGATGATTTTTTTAGCCAGCAGAAGACTGCGATTCGCCCGTTTCTTCTTTTTGCTCTGTGTCATATTACCATCCTAATACTTCTTTTTAGAAAATCTACTTAACTTGTTACTATATTGAAACATTCGTTCATCGGATCGTAATATATATTAAACGGCGTCAGAAAAGAATatataatggaatgaaaatttTTGTTGCTCAGGTCCTCTTCAGCCATTCACGTACTCGCCGCCATCTTCACAAAATCAAACAGACTGGGAACGTCATGACGTCGCATCATACGATTTTGCTCCTCTGTAATAACGTCACATCCCCCGCCCACTTGTTCTGTCTTTGACTTCCTGTTACGTTTACAGTCGCAGCAGAAAATAGTTGCCATAGAAAGATgctttgtttattattataCAATTATAACAAGAGTTATTAGCCTAGCCCTCAGAAATCAAATGTGGACATCTTGTCAGTCATACAGAATATTTTGGTGTGTaagcctaggcctatacaaaAACAAGAAAGGTAGCCAGAGTCTGAACTAGGCTATAATTGTACATGTCTAAGTCCTTTTGTAAAAGACAGTATGGTAATGCATCACACCATttgatgtagatagatagatagatacagtgcTATAAAAAGTTTTCGACCACCgtggatatttccccttttattTAAGATGAGTTTTTTGT carries:
- the mfsd14a1 gene encoding MFSD14 family MFS transporter isoform X2, whose translation is MTQSKKKKRANRSLLLAKKIIIKDGGTSQGFGSPSVYHAVIVIFLEFFAWGLLTAPTLVVLHETFPKHTFLMNGLIQGVKGLLSFLSAPLIGALSDVWGRKSFLLLTVFFTCAPIPLMKISPWWYFAVISVSGVFAVTFSVVFAYVADITQEHERSMAYGLVSATFAASLVTSPAIGAYLGRVYGDSLVVVLASAIAMLDICFILVAVPESLPEKMRPASWGAPISWEQADPFASLRKVGQDSTVLLICITVFLSYLPEAGQYSSFFLYLRQIMDFSPESVAAFIAVLGLLSIVAQTVVLSLLMRSIGNKNTILLGLGFQILQLAWYGFGSEPWMMWAAGAVAAMSSITFPAVSALVSRTADPDQQGVGQGMVTGIRGLCNNSVCVGQGMVTGIRGLCNNSVCV
- the mfsd14a1 gene encoding MFSD14 family MFS transporter isoform X1, which produces MTQSKKKKRANRSLLLAKKIIIKDGGTSQGFGSPSVYHAVIVIFLEFFAWGLLTAPTLVVLHETFPKHTFLMNGLIQGVKGLLSFLSAPLIGALSDVWGRKSFLLLTVFFTCAPIPLMKISPWWYFAVISVSGVFAVTFSVVFAYVADITQEHERSMAYGLVSATFAASLVTSPAIGAYLGRVYGDSLVVVLASAIAMLDICFILVAVPESLPEKMRPASWGAPISWEQADPFASLRKVGQDSTVLLICITVFLSYLPEAGQYSSFFLYLRQIMDFSPESVAAFIAVLGLLSIVAQTVVLSLLMRSIGNKNTILLGLGFQILQLAWYGFGSEPWMMWAAGAVAAMSSITFPAVSALVSRTADPDQQGVGQGMVTGIRGLCNGLGPALYGFIFYIFHVELDEAPDEGMDTHRAHHHQQSAIIPGPPFLFGSCSVLLALLVALFIPEHPHMGVSRGGSWKKHTSPHSHPHSAQPPGEAKEPLLQDSNV